Below is a window of Christensenella minuta DNA.
CTGCACCCTTGCGCGCCATGAGCGTGGCGAAAGTGTGCCTTGCACAATGCGGTGTTTTACCTTTGATGCCCAGCGCGCTCATAGATGCCTTAAATCCTTTTGCGTAGAGCGTATATGATATAGGAAACAAACGTTCCCCCGCGGCATATCTGGCGCGAATGAATGGGAATATCTTGGTGTGGATAGGTATTACGCGATTTTTTCCGGCATCTGTCTTTGATCCGCTCGTGATGGTCTGCTTCTCGAGATCAACGCTGAACCGTGTCAAGCTAAGCATTTCGTTGACCCGCATTCCGGTGTAAATCAGGACGAGGGCGCTATCGACAAACGGCTTGCTTGAGTTATCCCACAGCTTCTTGATCTCTGCATCGGTGAAGATTTGTCTTTCTTTTTTGTCAGACTTTGGCAAAATGATATATGTTGCGTAATTTTTGTTGCAGATGTCATTTTGTATTGCGTACTCGTATAGTGTAGACGCGAGTAATTTAAGTTTTTCCAAACTGCCCTTTTTTAGCACAGTATTGTCTATCACCTGCTGAAAATGTGAAGTGCGCAAATTGATGAACGTAATATTGTGCAGCGGCGCGAAGTGATTATATGCCATTTCGTATTGCCTGCTGGTGCTGCGCGATATGCGTTCAAAGTGTGCCGCGCTCCACTCGCTATAAAGGTCTTTGAACGTCAGTGCAGAGGATTGCTTAATTCCGCCCTGCCAATAGGCGGCGAGGGCGTTAATGGCATCTTGGCGTGTCTCATAATAGCCAACAACTTCATATGTTTGCTTGCGCTTTCCTCCGTCAAGCTTTTTCCATCCGGTTGTGCGCTTAGCAACATATGGACGTTTTCTATTTTTCCCGGACAATTTATAGACTGTGCCGTAACCGTTTGGATTCTTTTTCATATAAATTACCTATTTTGTTTCATCCATTACCCTGTGATGATTACACCGCATTAATTTCATCCGCACTTTTTACAAGCACGGGATTTTCCGCTTTCGTCAATGGTCCCGCTGCGGATATCTGAAGAGCGGGAGAGAGTGGAACAGTTAGGCGTTGTATGCCAGACTTTTCCATTGAGAACCCAATAAACTGTATTGCCCTGCGGTTCATCCTCGGCTGCCGCAGGAGCTTTTGTTGCTGACGGCGCAGTTGGATTAGGAGCAGGAGTAGCGGTTGAGTCTGGGGCATCCTGTTTGTTTGCTGCCGGGTTATAACCAGCCGGAAAAGAACCGCTTGTGCCGCTGGCATTCTCGCCTGTGAACTGCTCGGCAAGAAGAAGCACGGCCCTCTGCGTCTGGTTGATCCGAAAGATACAAATCCCTATCGTTAAAAAGAGAATAACAAAAACGATACTGAATACGATCTTGCTTGACCTGCTCATAGCACCCTCCTATATTTTTAACTATTCTGGCTTATAAACATTTGACATTATCTTATTCACAATATGTTTTTGCAAAAGAGGCGAAATAATTGTAAAGAGCACAACAGAGATAAAGAACATCGGCGTATACCAATAGAAAAAGCCGAAATTAACCAACTGCATAATAAAAGCCAAAATATAAAAAATGCCAAAGAACCAAGTAAAATAGTTTAACGGCCTGACTATTTGAGTGATTATACAGGCTAATAAAATTCCCGTGCACAAAGGAATGGGCCAACCAATAATCCCTAAAACAACAAGCGAGAAGAGGAGAAAAGCATCAAAGATAAAGTCGATGAAAAAAGTGGAAACTGCTATTTTTCGAGAAGCTCTATTCATAGATGCCATCATCAAGGATTCGCGAATAGCATCCTTATCACATGTATGGAGATCGAACGAG
It encodes the following:
- a CDS encoding tyrosine-type recombinase/integrase, giving the protein MKKNPNGYGTVYKLSGKNRKRPYVAKRTTGWKKLDGGKRKQTYEVVGYYETRQDAINALAAYWQGGIKQSSALTFKDLYSEWSAAHFERISRSTSRQYEMAYNHFAPLHNITFINLRTSHFQQVIDNTVLKKGSLEKLKLLASTLYEYAIQNDICNKNYATYIILPKSDKKERQIFTDAEIKKLWDNSSKPFVDSALVLIYTGMRVNEMLSLTRFSVDLEKQTITSGSKTDAGKNRVIPIHTKIFPFIRARYAAGERLFPISYTLYAKGFKASMSALGIKGKTPHCARHTFATLMARKGADAKALQKIIGHANYSTTADIYTHLDTTDLRNEIEKL